The sequence CCCATGAAGCCGATGTCCGCCACCTGCACCTGGGCGCAGCTGTTGGGGCATCCGGTCCAGTGCATGCGCACCGGCCGCGGCACGGCCACGCGCTTCTCCACCTCCCGCGCCACCTGCAGCGCCCGCGCCTTGGTCTCGATGATGGCCTGCCCGCAGAACTGGTTGCCCGTGCACGCCACCAGGCCCCGGAGCAGCAGCGACGGCTGCGGCGAGAGGCGCTGCCGCTGCAGCAGCGGCTCCGCGAGCAGCGCGTCCAGCCTCCGGTTGCTCACGTTGGGGAGCACGACGTTCTGCTCCACCGTGAGCCGGAGCTCGCCCGTGCCGTACTCGTCGGCGAGGCGCGCCAGCTCGAACATGTCCGCGGCCTGCAGCCGGCCCACGGGCACGTGCAGGCCCACGTACGACAGGCCTTCCTGCTTCTGCGGGTGCACGCCGAGGTAGTCCCGCCGCTCCCACTTCTTGTCGACGAGGTCCTCCGCCGCGGCGCGCTCCAGCACCCCGTTGGGCATCCGCTTCTCCACCTCCGACCGGAACACCTCCATCCCCTGCACGTGCACGCGTCGTGTCATTGTTTTCCCTACGCCTGGGGCACGGGCAGGCGGCGGCAAGCGTTGGTTGAATTGAACGAATGAGACGAGAGGAGACCCACGAGTTCGTCGATGAGCCACATCATGCGCGTCTTCTGCCGGTTGCCCCTGAACCCGAGGTCCCTGTACGCCTCGAGGATGGCCTTGCACGCGGGGACGACGTCGTCTCCGGCGACCCAGGCGTCGAGCGGCAGGGCCTCGGCCCACCGCTTGGGGCTGATGAACCCGCCCACCAGAAGGTTGAAGCCGAACTTGCCGTCCTTGACGGCCGGCATGTAGGCGAGGTCGTTGATGTGCGGGTGCTCGTACAGGTCGTGCGAGCCGATCACGCACACGTTCCATTTCCTCGGCCTGTTAGCACCAGGGCGTGTCACTGTCAGATTTCTGACACTGTGGTGCCAAGGAACAAAGGGAAACAGAGAGAGGCACTACGCTACTGACAGGTTGGTGATGGCGGGGTTCCCCTGGGAGTTGCTTGTGATGTAGGAGGAGAGCAGGTTGGTGTAGGGGCGCGTGTCGACGATCTCGTGGGGGTCgacgccggcgagcgggttgccGACGGGGTTGCGCACGTTGTCCATGCCGCTCTGCAGGCTGGTGAGGCCGACGGCGCGGAGGCCGTCCAGGATGGCCGGGACGTCCGGGAGCGTCACCCCGCGGATCTGCCAGTTCTGCCGGGTCGTCACGTCCGCGCACCCGTCGGCGCCGTACGCCTCGATCACGCTCGCCAGGTACCGCGTCTGCTCGCTCGTCGTCACGCCGTTGGGCAGCTTCAGCCGCATCATGAAGCGCCCGTCTGCAGCGCAGCATAGCCATGGTCCATGGAGGAGCCGTTAGTTAGCAGCAAATCACCATTTCGTCTCACGGACTCGGGCTCAGAGTGAACTGAACCCAGTCCGAGAGGAGGTCTTTGTCCAAAAGAACGGATGGTCCAAGAAAGAAAACGAATCTGAAACCGCTGGTTCGGGATAACAGAAAGTAAAGATCGTTATTTGTGACGCGGGTATATTCGTTATCTACGGAAAGCTACTACTATAACTGGTATGCTTGGCATTTGACTCTTGAGGTGTATTTTATTTAGTACTGACGGCGACTGGGATGCTTTCTGCTATTTAGTACCAACACCTTGATGAAATTTTCTATTGCCTACTAAAAGTCCAAGGTGAGACTTCTTTTTTCTCAGTTATGTAAGCTGCACACTACAGACTACAGAGCAGTCATGTAATAGTGCATCAAGAACAGAGTCATCTGAAATCCAGTCGCAAATGACTGCATTTTACGAGCAGCAAGTAAATCTGCAtttcacggggggggggggggggggggggggggggggtgggtgGGGGGGGCGGCGCAGAGGCAGGCAGTGGACGTACACTGGTGCTTGCGGCGGTGGAAGAGGCCGAGCCACTTGAGGCGGACGTCGACGTCGTCCTTGGTGAGCTTGGCGGCGTCGATCACCTCCATGGGGATCTTGGCGAGGTCCCTGACGCCGCCGTCCATGAACAGCGCCATGGGCTCCTTCTCCAGCTTCACCTTCTCGTGCGGGTTCAGCCCGGTCCGGTACCTCTCCTTGAGGGACCAGTACCCTCCCTCCCGCGCCTCGACCCTCGGCTCCAGCCGCTCCGCGGGGACCTCATTATCCCGTGTCGCCGGCGGGGACGACGACGGGATGGAGACGGCCGCTCGGGCGCGGCCGGCGCGGCGCCGGGACGACGCGTGCGGGGAGGCGGGCAGGAAGCGCTGCAGGGACGCTGTGGAGGCCATGGTtggtgttggtggtggcggtggcactGCTGCTGTCCCTGTGCTGTGGTGGTGGTATGGTAGCCATGGGTGGCGAGCGTTGCGGTTGTTTATTATGGGGGCGAGAGGGGCCGCGCCGCGCTGGTTATTGGCTCTTGGGGAGTTGAAGAGGGCAGGCAGATATGCAGCCGGCGATCCACGTACCTGGAACGGTCTGGGTCGCAGCCTGGGATATGTCATGTTTTTTCTGTCTCTCTCTTTACCAGCGTGGCCTGCGGTGCTGGTCCGGTTTCAGCTGCTGCTGATTGCTGATTGCTGAAGCAGAGGAGGCGTCCGTCCTTCCATCCCACCCAAACATCTCATAGCCAAGAAGAGACGGATTAGTTAAAGCAAGCTCAACTCACGCACGTATGCAGCAAACATGTATGTAAAGAAAGGGTGGTTGTGGATTAGTTAAAGCGTACCCGACCAATGACCAATCATACCGAGGCCACATACACGAACCTGCGATAGTTTTTTTAGCCagtcctgcatggtctagttacaCCGGCAAGGCAATGCAGGGCAGGGCGCCCCATGAGCCGCCCAAAGGGTCGGTGAGACGCTCGCGCACGGGTCCGGCGAGAGGCGTGCCGTGCACTGTCTTTTCTACTGTATCTAATAATATCTCCGGCTGCATCTGCATTCTTCTGGCCGGACCGGGATCCTCGCCGAGTCGACCGGTACTGCTCTGGCAATCTTACCGATCGAGCAGGCAGCAACGGCCGAGACGGCACCGGCACCGGCACCGGTGGCCAAACCACACGTTTCGAGTTGGAGGCCACACGCGCGGCCGGGGTCCTTTGACGCGCGTGCAAGGACGACGTGCGCTGTGGCTGTGCGCCTGTGCCCACCCATCGTGATTGTGCCGGACACGGACAGAACGTACCTTCTAAATCCTTAGGCCATGTCGGAAGAATTTCCTGAATCCTTCGTTTTCATGTGAAGTTGATCTAGTTTCTGTAACCAAAAAAACGGCTCTACCAAGCGTAAATTTCTTCATACATCGCCTCCTTCGATCgtaaaatatttttaaaaaataGGACATGGAGGACTCGAATCCTACGCACTTATATTATAAAAATGTTTAGTTTCTACCACTGCAACTCATCGATCAAATTATATGATATATAGAAATTGTAGCAATATACGAACAAAGTGACAATTTCTTCGTATGTCGTTCCATCCCGCGCGTGTAGCGAGCGACACGAAAATatataaaaatatataaaaaagAGTAACTAGACCACGGAAATATATAAAAAGAGGTCCCGACTCGCTCGAGTCAGTCACGGCCCGCCCTAGACCAACCTCGGCGGGAGACACAATTTCGATTTGCCCAAGGCCAACCTCAGCGGGAGGCGCAATTTTGATTCGCCCGAGACCAACCTCGGGGGGAGACGCACTTTCGATTCGCCCGAGACCAACCTTGGCAGGAGACACAGTCCCGGCTCGCACAAAGCCATCCTTGGACGGGAGACGTAGTCACGGTTCACCCGAGGGCCGAGGCCATCCACGGACAGGAGACACATTTACACCTCGCCTGAGGCCTCCCGCAGACACGGCCCGCTCGAGACCATCCTCGGATGGGATACACAAATACGACTCGCCCGAGGGCGTCTCGGGTGAGTGCTCGGAGAGGCCCAGACAGAGCCAAACCTCTCCAACTCTTCTCCACTTGATTTCAACTCTTGGGAGGATcctcctatgacttagacaaacacatttagagtataattcaATTGACTAAGTCCCAGAATATTACCTTTCTCCCAGCTTTTTCTGTTTCACCTCAAACAGAGCTCCCGATGGCACTTTCTCTACAAACATGGTTAGAGAGCAAAAACAAAAGTGCCATATGCGTAGTAGAAGGTGCATGCAACATATGTGAACAACCAAACTTGCATATTTAACATTCTTCACTGTTTTGATCCttttggcttgtttgaggtcgatgttggactccaaAACTCCAAGTCTTTTTGACTTGATctggtgtaacgccccgaattttgcagttgaatttttatttttttcttttctttactcgccaaaattcgggcgttacctttctttttctttttccctcgctaaaccttgaccttttccaaagttctagcgggatccggtttggaattcccgtacgtataaaaaccctaaatactttatgttgtttgatgcaccatgccgaaccttgcatttcttttgattgctttgaaagtgcaaatgcattcatgtagaaagatcggatttcgaaaatgtcttctttctcttttctttctcttttctctctctctttctctctccttttttttctctctctcccgcgccgtgggccgaccccggccggcccagccgccccctggcgcccccctcttgggcctagtaggcccagccgccccccccctctttcccttatcccctaaccctctccctctcccccctcattttctccctccccacccaagccgccgccccctacccgccccctgccctagccgccgcccctaggccgccgcccctccccgtcgccgatcggccgccccgctcggccgccccgtccccgtcaccggtgagcccccccctcctccctctcctccctccccctctcctccctccccttcccctcgccgctcggccccatggccggttcggccgcccgccccaccccccccccgcgcgcgcccccggcttggccggctcggccgctcggccgcccccgcgccctgccccgcgcccctgcgcgcccagcggctcggccgccccgcccctgcgccgccccctgcccggccggttcaaccgcctagggccggttcaaccgccctagggccggttcaaccgcccccccccctctgttttttattttttttattttattttatttactttctgtgatcataattactgtattttaaataggctaatcactgttcatgctatgggaaaataggaagtttaatttaaaattccgttatgttattgattcacgtagttaattgtttaccctgtgcaatgttgatcaactaaaagtgattaggtttccattagtagatataaatatgtataacagaattattttgttaagaaccaattgtgtcattagtgcataagatttaacccccctgcgagacctttcccgtttctttctaaccataacaaatgcgttatcgaatgtcatacttgatgcatattcgctttatttgttatcttgtatggtgtactgttcttttgtattaaatatgtggatgtatgtatgtatgtttgcgctcgcatagagaacgatccggtcgaagagcccgaggaattcgcaggagaagcccctgagcagcagtcgtttggtggaggcaagtgtcctttgacccatctatgtcctattcattctttaattcacctcccgctttacacatttatacctaaggattgactagcttttgttatccatgtccttgtttacctatttgggtcggattattactacttagtctgatgctattgctcaaccctaatcaatgaacatgatgtgattatctatgatacgctgttttcccgctcttctttatgattatacttgtggttttcaaggggactcgagcggtttctcgagtgcctctccgtaaggacctgttctatggatgaccgcccgggaaaacagtgcaaccatgagggtggaatggggtgcccttagctgaataattagaggatccggggtgtagttcacttagccgtcgtgccgtcaatggggctcggtgtatgcggctcgctctgccaagtttgggttcgccccttggggaggagtgcggtgcatttaggaaacctaacgggtggctacagccccggggaatctttgtaaaggcttcgtagtgatgccctgctggatcaccttggtagtgatcaatggagagtcatgatctccgggcagaatgggaatcacggcttgtgggtaaagtgcacaacctctgcagagtgttatgaaactgatatatcagccgtgctcgcggttatgagcggccaagggagctccaatgattagtggtacttgatcagagatattttggtacaggtggttatgagattgatggttctggttatgattatggtgctggtaagtggtattctttccgtttggaaaggatacattgggttaataacttgggttaatgttaaaacctggctttctactagtaagtaataacctgaccaactaaaagcaactgcttgacttatccccacataaagctagtccactacagccaaacaggatacttgctgagtatgttgatgtgtactcacccttgctctacacaccaaaccccccccccaggttgtcagcattgcaaccactgctcaggcgaagatgaagctgtggaaggagacttccaggagttccaagattacgacgagttctaggtgtgggttagcggcaacccccagtcggctgcctgtgaaggccgcgttatctacgtttcttttccgcactttgatttattgtaagaactatatggacgtctcagacgtatgatgtaatcgattatttccccttattaatactattttgagcactgtgtgatgatgtccatattatgtaactgctgtgtacgtgaataactgatcctggcacgtacatggttcgcattcggtttgcctttttaaaaccgggtgtgacataagtggtatcagagccgtgctgactgtaggaccgctaacctagagtagaatggtcgttctaaggactatagacctctgtctcttccttgactttgatatctcttcaaaagttggtcctactgaccaaacctatgttctactatatataataccttgctgaaaattatgtttcattctgatccttcatttacttattacttgctggtcatattaattctgttctcacccttttgcttgcgatgtcttttgtagatggctcgacttagacacactgcacgaaagtcagtcatccccttcttaccttcccgccttgctgagcgtccgcttcgccgtcctgtggccggacagtccagccacttggagagactacaccaccgcctgcgtgaggagcagcggagctcttccctctcgctccaccaggagatagagtctgtgaggagctgctcccctgtgctttctctggagccgccccctgcaccaccactgggcgccccagcttctggagtagctgctggaggagacccagacgacggaggaggcgacgacagctcgagccacgacaccgacttctccgctaatcctgagccggaaggatgggttgctcgacccatcactcgcgacgctgctcgcgggtgtcacttccatgatgcgctcgacaccctgctacgtcgggcatttgaccggcatacttggtccgtcgagtatcgctgtgtggtctaccagcatagtcgcggggtctacccggaccgctgggaggcgacttgcttggtgcgctgcccggaggacagtctccagggtgcagaggcctgttcagagcactattctatctctgagcgggactcagctgaggcagccatgcaagatgctgcacggcgtgcgctttcgcactactgctcggttttcggtggggcagctgacggtcttgacctgaagtattacccccgccgttcatctggcagcacaggaggcgtgattgtctcacctgtcggtgagggcaatcctaggttgagcagcacagtcaacctagccgccgtgctaaacacggagctggaccatgcattagacgagctgagtagggctcgtgctgagatcgccctgctgcgggctgagcgcgcggaacgtcgttttctggatggtggttcccccgctcccgttgggactcagcacccgtaccgctcacctcagcgtggacaccagtcttatggcaatcccgcctgcaagaccaagatcaacctagaaccatagatcgttagagttggatcttgtaattaatacgaaataaatatatacatggaagcttcagtcttagcgttagtctcgatcttagttagttttagttagacagggtagtttgctatatcctgtgcatctatgtttgtcatgatgaactatgtttggtttggatctttgtaatgattgtcaccagagtgtgggtatcccctgcattttggtttacgtactatgtcaataaagttagttatatagttgggaaacccattattctcctttcctctttatctgagaagctgtgtggtctgtgttggagatcagtgaagatgctcatctgttcagtgctgttggagaattctatactcttttctcatgctgcaagctttgccagatcagttctgatgtgtggttgcgttctgcagatgtcagagaacaggcgcagaggaggaaggcgtgctcagcaggagcaagccggtcagcaagatgaggcgccccagcagcagcagctgccgcccccgcccccgatgtcgattgagcagatgtttctgatgcagactcaggcagttcaagccatcggtcagactttggccgccattcagcagcagcagcagcagcaacagcagcaagcaccaccccagcctcagatgcctcagatgcctagagataagcgtgctgaattcatgagaggtcatccaccaacgttcgctcactcttctgaccccatggatgctgaagattggctgcgcactgtggagcgggagttgcataccgctcagtgcgatgacagggagaaagttctgtatggtccccgtctgttgagaggagcagcccagtcatggtgggagtcttacctcgccacccatgccaaccccgacaccatcacctgggaagaattcaggggtagctttcgtcagtaccatgtgcctgcaggtctgatgacagtgaagaaggaggagttcctggcccttaagcaagggtcatcgtctgtcagtgagtatcgggacaagtttctgcaattgtctcgctacgctcccgaagatgtcaacaccgacgccaagcgacagtaccgtttcctgagaggcttggttgaccctctgcagtatcagctgatgaaccacaccttcccgacattccagcacctgattgacagagcaatcatgacagagagaaagcgcaaggagatggaagatcgtaagcgcaagatcagtggaccccagcctggaagcagcagccgtccccgtttctcaggcaatcaacctcagcagttcaggcagaaccagcgtccacctcagcagcatcagcagcgtcagcagtatcagcagttccaaaggcagtatcctcagaatcagtaccagaaccgtcagagcaatcagtcaggaggtcagtttcagaagcagaatcagcaagcacctcgtcttcctgccccagcgaatcagcagaacagtcaggcagcaccagctcaagttggaaacagggcatgtttccactgtggagagcaaggccactgggtgatgcaatgtccgaagaaggcagcccagcagcagtcaggccccaatgccccagcaaagcagaatgtgtctcagcctggagcaggcaatcgctctcagcagcgctataatcatggaagattgaatcacttggaagctgaagcagttcaggagacccccggcatgacagtaggtatgttcccagtcgattcccatattgcagaagtgttatttgatactggagcaacacattctttcattactgcatcatgggtagaagcgcataatcttccaactactaccatgttaacccccattcaaattgactcagccggtggtagaattcgagccgatagcatttgtttgaatataagtgtgaaaataagggggatagcatttcccgccaaccttatagtaatgggtactcagggaatagatgtcatcctagggatgaattggctagataagtatcaggcagttatcagttgtgataaaaggacaatcaagttggtgtccccactaggagaggaagtggtgaccgagttagtcccgcctgagccaaagaaaggaagttgttatcagatggctgttgatagcagtgaagcagacccaattgagagtatcaaggttgtgtctgaattcccagatgtgtttccaaaggatttaccgggtatgccaccagagcggaaagttgagtttgctatagagcttcttcctggaaccgcccctatcttcaagagagcttacagaatatctggaccagagttggatgaacttaagaagcagattgatgagctgtcagagaaaggttacatccggccaagcacctcgccttgggccgcccctgtcttgtttgtggagaagaaagatggcaccaagaggatgtgtattgattgtcgagctttgaatgaggtcacgatcaagaacaagtatcctttgcccagaatagaagatctgttcgaccagttgagaggagccagtgtgttctccaagatcgatctgaggtcaggttatcatcagctcaggatccgaccttcggacattccgaagacggcattcattaccaagtatggtttatatgagttcacagtgatgtcttttggtttgaccaatgcgccagcattcttcatgaacttgatgaacagtgtattcatggattatcttgacaagttcgtggtggtattcattgatgacattctggtttattctcaaagtgaaaaagagcatgcagatcatttgaggatggta is a genomic window of Zea mays cultivar B73 chromosome 5, Zm-B73-REFERENCE-NAM-5.0, whole genome shotgun sequence containing:
- the LOC103627781 gene encoding ferredoxin--nitrite reductase, chloroplastic-like yields the protein MTYPRLRPRPFQVRGSPAAYLPALFNSPRANNQRGAAPLAPIINNRNARHPWLPYHHHSTGTAAVPPPPPTPTMASTASLQRFLPASPHASSRRRAGRARAAVSIPSSSPPATRDNEVPAERLEPRVEAREGGYWSLKERYRTGLNPHEKVKLEKEPMALFMDGGVRDLAKIPMEVIDAAKLTKDDVDVRLKWLGLFHRRKHQYGRFMMRLKLPNGVTTSEQTRYLASVIEAYGADGCADVTTRQNWQIRGVTLPDVPAILDGLRAVGLTSLQSGMDNVRNPVGNPLAGVDPHEIVDTRPYTNLLSSYITSNSQGNPAITNLPRKWNVCVIGSHDLYEHPHINDLAYMPAVKDGKFGFNLLVGGFISPKRWAEALPLDAWVAGDDVVPACKAILEAYRDLGFRGNRQKTRMMWLIDELGMEVFRSEVEKRMPNGVLERAAAEDLVDKKWERRDYLGVHPQKQEGLSYVGLHVPVGRLQAADMFELARLADEYGTGELRLTVEQNVVLPNVSNRRLDALLAEPLLQRQRLSPQPSLLLRGLVACTGNQFCGQAIIETKARALQVAREVEKRVAVPRPVRMHWTGCPNSCAQVQVADIGFMGCLTKDRDGKVVEAADIFVGGRVGSDSHLADVYRKSVPCKDLVPIVADLLVERFGAVPREREEEDEE